Proteins encoded together in one Coffea arabica cultivar ET-39 chromosome 2c, Coffea Arabica ET-39 HiFi, whole genome shotgun sequence window:
- the LOC113728193 gene encoding pentatricopeptide repeat-containing protein At5g08510 isoform X2, translating to MNQLRLREIHANTLRNGTDFTAFLVTKLAETLDFSYAHKLLDTIPNPTVFHYNKLIQAYSSHGTPRQCLSVYVAMLLRGFIPNAHSFNFLFNACTSLSNPFQPQALHAHFVKWGFESDIYASTALVDMYAKLGLLNLARKQFDGMPTRDVPTWNALIAGYAKSGDMREASRFFSNMPSRNVISWTAMISGYSQNGEYADALALYLEMEKEKGVKPNQVTIASVLPACANLGALEVGQRIEAYAKSNGYLNNMFVCNAILEMYARCGRIDSAMRLFHEIGRRRDLCSWNTMIMGLAIHGKCCEALDLFNQMLGEGISPDDVTFVGAILACTHGGMVAKGRELFESMEQKFSVTPRLEHYGCMVDLLGRAGELQEAYHLIRSMPMRPDSVIWGTMLGACSFYGNVELGRWDGVAKLRKLMKSSQVTKAAGYSFMEEGGQLHRFIVDDRSHPKCGQIYALLDDVHVKIKLLGHTTDIDSITEDTDVTL from the exons ATGAACCAGTTGAGATTGAGAGAAATACACGCCAACACTCTCCGAAACGGCACAGACTTCACCGCTTTTCTTGTAACCAAACTCGCAGAAACTCTCGATTTTTCGTACGCACACAAACTGCTCGATACTATTCCCAACCCAACCGTGTTTCATTATAACAAGCTCATTCAAGCCTACTCCTCTCATGGCACTCCTCGCCAATGCTTGTCTGTCTACGTCGCCATGCTACTCAGAGGCTTCATACCCAACGCCCACTCCTTCAATTTCCTCTTTAACGCCTGTACCAGTCTCTCTAATCCATTCCAGCCCCAAGCGCTTCACGCCCATTTTGTCAAATGGGGTTTCGAATCGGATATTTACGCCTCAACCGCATTGGTGGACATGTATGCTAAACTGGGCCTGCTCAATTTAGCGCGAAAACAGTTTGATGGGATGCCCACAAGAGATGTGCCCACTTGGAACGCCTTGATCGCTGGTTACGCAAAGAGTGGGGATATGAGGGAAGCTTCTCGCTTTTTTTCTAATATGCCTTCCAGGAATGTGATTTCTTGGACGGCAATGATATCGGGCTACTCGCAGAATGGCGAGTACGCAGATGCATTGGCGTTGTATCTGGAAATGGAGAAAGAGAAAGGAGTGAAGCCCAACCAAGTGACCATAGCTAGTGTTCTTCCAGCTTGTGCAAATCTTGGAGCATTGGAAGTTGGGCAGAGGATTGAGGCCTATGCCAAGTCTAACGGATACTTAAACAACATGTTTGTGTGCAATGCCATATTGGAAATGTATGCGAGGTGTGGTAGAATAGATTCAGCGATGAGATTATTTCATGAGATTGGGAGAAGAAGAGATTTGTGCTCTTGGAATACTATGATTATGGGTCTAGCTATCCATGGTAAATGCTGCGAGGCTCTGGACCTTTTCAACCAAATGTTG GGGGAAGGCATTTCACCCGATGACGTCACATTTGTTGGGGCAATCTTGGCGTGCACACATGGCGGCATGGTTGCTAAAGGACGAGAACTCTTCGAGTCAATGGAGCAAAAATTTTCTGTCACTCCTAGACTGGAACATTATGGATGTATGGTTGATCTTTTAGGTCGTGCAGGAGAATTGCAAGAGGCTTATCATCTTATACGGAGCATGCCCATGAGGCCAGACTCTGTTATTTGGGGGACAATGCTGGGGGCATGCAGCTTTTACGGCAATGTGGAGCTGG GCAGATGGGATGGAGTTGCTAAGTTGAGGAAGCTAATGAAGAGCTCCCAAGTAACGAAAGCAGCAGGATACAGCTTCATGGAGGAAGGAGGCCAGCTCCATAGGTTCATTGTTGACGATAGATCTCATCCAAAGTGTGGTCAGATATATGCATTGTTGGATGATGTCCATGTAAAAATTAAGCTTCTTGGGCATACAACTGATATTGATTCTATTACTGAAGATACAGACGTAACACTATGA
- the LOC113728193 gene encoding pentatricopeptide repeat-containing protein At5g08510 isoform X1, which yields MNQLRLREIHANTLRNGTDFTAFLVTKLAETLDFSYAHKLLDTIPNPTVFHYNKLIQAYSSHGTPRQCLSVYVAMLLRGFIPNAHSFNFLFNACTSLSNPFQPQALHAHFVKWGFESDIYASTALVDMYAKLGLLNLARKQFDGMPTRDVPTWNALIAGYAKSGDMREASRFFSNMPSRNVISWTAMISGYSQNGEYADALALYLEMEKEKGVKPNQVTIASVLPACANLGALEVGQRIEAYAKSNGYLNNMFVCNAILEMYARCGRIDSAMRLFHEIGRRRDLCSWNTMIMGLAIHGKCCEALDLFNQMLGEGISPDDVTFVGAILACTHGGMVAKGRELFESMEQKFSVTPRLEHYGCMVDLLGRAGELQEAYHLIRSMPMRPDSVIWGTMLGACSFYGNVELGEKAAESLFELEPCNPGNYVILSNIYASAGRWDGVAKLRKLMKSSQVTKAAGYSFMEEGGQLHRFIVDDRSHPKCGQIYALLDDVHVKIKLLGHTTDIDSITEDTDVTL from the exons ATGAACCAGTTGAGATTGAGAGAAATACACGCCAACACTCTCCGAAACGGCACAGACTTCACCGCTTTTCTTGTAACCAAACTCGCAGAAACTCTCGATTTTTCGTACGCACACAAACTGCTCGATACTATTCCCAACCCAACCGTGTTTCATTATAACAAGCTCATTCAAGCCTACTCCTCTCATGGCACTCCTCGCCAATGCTTGTCTGTCTACGTCGCCATGCTACTCAGAGGCTTCATACCCAACGCCCACTCCTTCAATTTCCTCTTTAACGCCTGTACCAGTCTCTCTAATCCATTCCAGCCCCAAGCGCTTCACGCCCATTTTGTCAAATGGGGTTTCGAATCGGATATTTACGCCTCAACCGCATTGGTGGACATGTATGCTAAACTGGGCCTGCTCAATTTAGCGCGAAAACAGTTTGATGGGATGCCCACAAGAGATGTGCCCACTTGGAACGCCTTGATCGCTGGTTACGCAAAGAGTGGGGATATGAGGGAAGCTTCTCGCTTTTTTTCTAATATGCCTTCCAGGAATGTGATTTCTTGGACGGCAATGATATCGGGCTACTCGCAGAATGGCGAGTACGCAGATGCATTGGCGTTGTATCTGGAAATGGAGAAAGAGAAAGGAGTGAAGCCCAACCAAGTGACCATAGCTAGTGTTCTTCCAGCTTGTGCAAATCTTGGAGCATTGGAAGTTGGGCAGAGGATTGAGGCCTATGCCAAGTCTAACGGATACTTAAACAACATGTTTGTGTGCAATGCCATATTGGAAATGTATGCGAGGTGTGGTAGAATAGATTCAGCGATGAGATTATTTCATGAGATTGGGAGAAGAAGAGATTTGTGCTCTTGGAATACTATGATTATGGGTCTAGCTATCCATGGTAAATGCTGCGAGGCTCTGGACCTTTTCAACCAAATGTTG GGGGAAGGCATTTCACCCGATGACGTCACATTTGTTGGGGCAATCTTGGCGTGCACACATGGCGGCATGGTTGCTAAAGGACGAGAACTCTTCGAGTCAATGGAGCAAAAATTTTCTGTCACTCCTAGACTGGAACATTATGGATGTATGGTTGATCTTTTAGGTCGTGCAGGAGAATTGCAAGAGGCTTATCATCTTATACGGAGCATGCCCATGAGGCCAGACTCTGTTATTTGGGGGACAATGCTGGGGGCATGCAGCTTTTACGGCAATGTGGAGCTGGGTGAGAAAGCAGCAGAGTCTCTCTTCGAGTTAGAACCTTGTAATCCAGGAAACTATGTGATTCTTTCTAATATTTATGCATCAGCAGGCAGATGGGATGGAGTTGCTAAGTTGAGGAAGCTAATGAAGAGCTCCCAAGTAACGAAAGCAGCAGGATACAGCTTCATGGAGGAAGGAGGCCAGCTCCATAGGTTCATTGTTGACGATAGATCTCATCCAAAGTGTGGTCAGATATATGCATTGTTGGATGATGTCCATGTAAAAATTAAGCTTCTTGGGCATACAACTGATATTGATTCTATTACTGAAGATACAGACGTAACACTATGA
- the LOC113728192 gene encoding U-box domain-containing protein 44-like: MVLDAISCPPFGSFADLLSQTIEGIIEVVRTSRNVLIEKKSFAELSSYLDRLIPLLKELNQKDARDSEALKNLIEVLNHETKRAQELITECSEKNKFYLLMNCRLIAKRMQNITREIGQALCCIPLASLDISSGIEAEITQLVNSMHAAEFRAAVVEEQILERIELGIQERNVDRSYANNLLVSIAEAIGISTEQAVLKKEFEEFKKEIENERLRKDHAEAMQMEQIIALLERADAASTREDKEKKYFTIRKSLASHPFEPLEAFCCPITKEVMKDPVETPSGHTFERSAIEKWLAEKNFCPLTSTPLDTSMLRPNKTLRQSIEEWRDRNTMITIASMKSRLSSEEEGEVLDCLQELKELCEKREIHREWVVLEDHIPMLVNLLSAKSREIISRSLLVLHILAKDSDECKESIVKVDNAMESIVRSLGRRIGVGKLAVGLLLELAKSESIRDCIGEVQGCIFYLVNLTRSDDNQASRDARDVLKNLSFSDDNVIQMVKANYFKYLLQRLSSGSDDVKMRMAKTLGEMEFTDHNKSSLFEEGVLDSLLNLVSHGNLEMKMVAVKAILNLSSLTKNGQEMIRQGAVRPLLDILYCHTSQQNLCELVAETIVHLALSTIRQDSSEMELSLLESKDTRQLFSLINLTWPAVQQRLLQAFYTICQSPSATTVQELLNECCAVQILVQLCDNHEVRVNAVKLLCCLIEKCNEATITEHVGQKTVQTLLRIIEDSENEEEVASALGIIANLPMSTPVSNWLLEGDGLRIMLRFLRSKKPNGPCKDQLIENAVGALCHFTVPANRTSQQKAAEADVIPLLVQLLESGTSLTKRRAAISLSQLSESSSDLCRPIPKHRMCWCFPALPEAGCPVHRGICAVRTSFCLLEAGAVGLLVKVLGEPDPGACEASLDALLTLVEGDGLHGGSKVLDEERAIPSMIKLLGSSSPRLQEKILTSLEKIFQVPEIKQKHGPSAQMPLVDLTQRGSTQIKPLAGRILAQLNVLHEQPSYF; encoded by the exons ATGGTTCTTGATGCCATATCGTGTCCTCCTTTTGGTTCATTTGCTGACCTCCTATCTCAGACCATAGAGGGCATCATCGAGGTAGTACGCACATCCAGAAATGTTCTCATTGAGAAGAAGAGTTTTGCTGAACTTTCATCTTACTTAGATCGGTTAATTCCCCTCCTTAAGGAGTTGAATCAGAAGGATGCCAGAGATTCTGAAGCATTGAAAAATTTGATTGAGGTTCTTAACCATGAGACAAAGCGTGCACAGGAACTGATTACCGAGTGCAGCgaaaaaaacaaattttatcTCCTAATGAACTGCCGTTTGATAGCTAAGAGGATGCAAAATATTACTAGGGAGATAGGCCAAGCATTGTGCTGCATTCCCTTGGCCTCTCTTGATATCTCATCAGGAATTGAGGCAGAGATTACTCAACTAGTCAACAGTATGCATGCTGCAGAGTTTAGGGCTGCCGTAGTTGAAGAACagattttggagagaattgaGTTGGGTATACAGGAAAGGAATGTGGACCGCTCATATGCCAATAATTTATTGGTTTCCATAGCAGAGGCCATTGGAATTTCAACAGAACAAGCTGTATTgaagaaggaatttgaggaattTAAAAAGGAGATAGAAAATGAAAGGTTGAGGAAAGATCATGCTGAAGCCATGCAGATGGAACAAATAATTGCTCTATTAGAAAGGGCAGATGCTGCAAGTACTCGTGAGGACAAAGAAAAGAAGTACTTCACAATAAGGAAATCCTTAGCTAGTCATCCATTTGAACCTCTCGAGGCATTTTGTTGCCCAATTACAAAAGAAGTAATGAAAGATCCGGTAGAGACTCCTTCTGGACATACATTTGAGAGGAGTGCAATAGAGAAGTGGTTGGCTGAAAAAAATTTCTGTCCCCTAACCTCAACTCCTTTAGACACCTCAATGTTGCGGCCTAACAAAACTTTGAGACAGTCCATTGAGGAATGGAGAGATAGAAATACCATGATCACTATAGCCTCTATGAAATCAAGACTGTCATCAGAAGAGGAAGGTGAGGTGCTTGATTGCCTGCAAGAGCTAAAGGAACTCTGTGAAAAAAGAGAAATACATCGGGAATGGGTTGTACTGGAGGACCATATACCAATGCTTGTTAACCTTCTCAGTGCAAAAAGTCGAGAGATCATAAGTCGTTCTCTTCTCGTCCTTCATATCCTGGCAAAGGATAGTGATGAATGTAAG GAAAGTATAGTTAAAGTTGACAATGCAATGGAATCTATTGTTCGCTCCCTTGGACGTCGTATTGGGGTAGGGAAGTTGGCCGTGGGATTACTACTAGAACTGGCAAAGAGTGAGTCAATACGTGACTGCATTGGAGAGGTGCAGGGCTGCATATTTTATTTGGTGAATCTGACAAGAAGTGATGACAATCAAGCTTCCAGAGATGCAAGGGATGTGTTAAAAAATCTGTCATTCTCTGATGACAATGTTATACAAATGGTCAAGGCTAATTATTTCAAGTATCTGCTGCAACGTCTCTCTTCAG GATCAGATGATGTCAAGATGAGAATGGCAAAAACTCTTGGAGAGATGGAGTTTACTGATCATAACAAATCATCTCTGTTTGAGGAAGGTGTTCTGGATTCGCTACTTAACTTGGTTTCGCATGGTAATcttgaaatgaaaatggtaGCCGTTAAAGCCATTTTGAACCTCTCGAGCTTAACAAAGAATGGCCAGGAGATGATAAGACAAGGTGCAGTACGTCCACTGCTTGATATTCTTTATTGTCACACATCCCAACAAAACTTGTGTGAACTTGTAGCTGAAACTATCGTGCATCTTGCTCTATCAACTATACGTCAAGATTCTTCAGAAATGGAGCTTTCCTTATTGGAATCCAAGGATACCCGccaattgttttccttgattAACTTGACATGGCCTGCTGTACAACAGAGACTTCTCCAGGCCTTTTACACCATTTGCCAGTCTCCATCGGCAACTACAGTCCAGGAACTGCTGAACGAG TGCTGTGCTGTGCAAATACTTGTTCAATTGTGTGATAATCATGAAGTGCGGGTGAATGCGGTTAAGCTATTATGTTGCCTGATCGAAAAATGTAATGAAGCTACAATTACTGAGCACGTGGGGCAGAAGACAGTTCAAACCTTGCTTAGAATCATTGAGGATTCTGAGAATGAAGAAGAAGTTGCTTCTGCATTGGGTATTATAGCTAACCTTCCCATGTCTACCCCGGTGTCTAATTGGCTGTTGGAGGGAGATGGTCTTCGTATAATGTTAAGATTCCTTCGTAGCAAAAAGCCAAATGGTCCCTGCAAGGATCAATTAATAGAGAATGCTGTGGGAGCCTTGTGTCATTTCACTGTTCCAGCAAATAGGACGTCACAGCAGAAAGCAGCTGAAGCTGATGTCATTCCGCTGTTGGTACAGTTGCTGGAGTCAGGAACCAGCTTGACAAAAAGACGAGCTGCCATTTCTCTTTCACAACTTTCTGAGAGCTCTAGTGATCTATGTCGGCCAATCCCAAAGCATCGCATGTGTTGGTGCTTCCCAGCTTTGCCAGAGGCAGGCTGCCCTGTTCATCGGGGAATATGTGCTGTAAGAACCTCATTTTGCCTTTTGGAGGCTGGTGCGGTGGGCCTTTTGGTGAAGGTTCTTGGGGAGCCAGATCCTGGAGCATGTGAAGCTTCCTTGGATGCTCTACTTACGTTGGTTGAAGGTGATGGGCTACATGGTGGTAGTAAGGTGCTGGATGAAGAGAGAGCCATACCCTCTATGATAAAATTACTGGGGAGTTCTTCTCCCAGATTGCAAGAAAAAATTCTCACTTCTTTGGAAAAGATTTTTCAAGTGCCGGAGATCAAACAGAAGCATGGGCCCTCGGCTCAGATGCCTTTAGTTGATTTGACCCAAAGGGGGAGTACCCAAATAAAGCCTTTGGCAGGCAGGATACTAGCTCAACTGAATGTGCTACACGAACAGCCCTCTTATTTCTAG